In the Alteromonas sp. M12 genome, one interval contains:
- a CDS encoding DUF3565 domain-containing protein: protein MKQAIKGYHKDEQRHWVAELDCGHNQHVRHTPPWANRPWVETASGRNAKLGFMLDCKKCDRGEPKDN from the coding sequence ATGAAACAGGCTATCAAGGGTTATCATAAAGACGAACAAAGGCATTGGGTTGCCGAACTTGATTGTGGTCACAATCAGCACGTCAGACACACCCCGCCTTGGGCCAATAGACCTTGGGTGGAAACGGCGTCAGGAAGGAATGCCAAACTGGGTTTTATGTTGGATTGCAAAAAATGTGATCGAGGTGAACCTAAAGACAACTAA